The Glycine soja cultivar W05 chromosome 6, ASM419377v2, whole genome shotgun sequence genome has a window encoding:
- the LOC114416197 gene encoding protein ALP1-like: MDGDIYNEDTNDEDIDDEETNEEFYEATYTYVMAIYALIDILNQFLNMMRGEHIERPLTRRQITSRGYDYIHKALNDDPAIFRQIVGQNTRYCVIRNTFGRSQFATSENFHKILKALNSLAPDLMVRPSSTVPEKIRESTRFYPYFKDCIGAIDGTHIPASVKGRDVSSYRDRHGNISQNVLAACNFDLEFMYVLSGWEGSAHDSKVLSDVLARKNGLKVPQGKYYLVDCGFPNRRKFLAPYRGVRYHLQDFAGHGNDHENEKELFNLRHASLRNVIERIFGIFKSRFTIFKSAPPFLFKTQAELVLACAALHNFLRKECRSDEFPVEPTDESSSSSSVLPNYEDNDHEPIVQTQEQEREDTNIWRTNIGSDMWRNANN; encoded by the exons ATGGATGGAGATATATATAATGAAGATACAAATGATGAAGATATAGATGACGAGGAAACAAATGAAGAATTTTATGAAGCCACATACACATATGTGATGGCAATTTATGCTTTAATAGATATATTAAATCAGTTTTTGAATATGATGCGTGGTGAACATATTGAACGTCCATTAACTCGACGACAAATTACTAGTCGGGGATATGACTATATACACAAAGCATTAAACGATGATCCTGCAATCTTTCGACAA ATTGTCGGCCAGAACACTCGATATTGTGTAATCCGCAATACATTTGGCCGATCACAATTTGCTACAAGTGAAAATTTTCACAAGATTTTGAAAGCTCTGAACTCATTAGCACCTGATTTAATGGTTAGACCAAGCTCAACTGTGCCTGAAAAAATAAGGGAAAGCACAAGGTTTTATCCTTATTTTAAG GATTGCATTGGAGCTATTGATGGTACACATATTCCCGCATCAGTAAAAGGACGAGATGTAAGCAGTTATCGTGATCGTCATGGAAATATATCACAAAATGTATTAGCTGCTTGTAACTTTGATTTGGAATTCATGTACGTTCTTAGCGGGTGGGAGGGTTCAGCACATGATTCCAAGGTGTTAAGTGATGTTTTGGCAAGGAAGAATGGACTTAAAGTGCCCCAAGGTAAGTATTATCTGGTGGATTGTGGATTTCCTAATCGACGCAAATTTTTAGCCCCATATCGAGGTGTACGATATCATCTACAAGATTTTGCAGGTCACGGTAATGaccatgaaaatgaaaaggaattatTTAATCTTCGGCATGCATCCTTAAGGAATGTGATTGAGAGGATATTTGGTATTTTTAAATCGCGGTTCACAATTTTTAAGTCAGCACCTCCATTTCTATTTAAAACACAAGCAGAGCTTGTGTTGGCATGTGCAGCACTTCATAATTTTCTTCGCAAAGAATGTCGTTCTGATGAATTTCCAGTGGAACCTACTGACgagtcttcatcttcatcttcagtgTTACCAAATTACGAAGACAATGATCATGAACCCATTGTTCAAACACAAGAGCAGGAACGAGAAGATACTAATATATGGAGGACTAATATAGGTTCAGATATGTGGAGAAATGCTAATAATTAG
- the LOC114416893 gene encoding uncharacterized protein LOC114416893, with the protein MGSRGIVPDKWSMRILWACAIGSAVSLYMVAVERQAQNRQRMLAEELKAMESGESNGEDG; encoded by the exons ATGGGAAGCAGAGGAATAGTTCCGGACAAGTGGTCCATGAGAATTCTTTGGGCTTGTGCTATTGGAAGTGCCGTCA GCTTGTATATGGTTGCTGTAGAAAGACAAGCACAGAACAGACAGAGGATGCTTGCTGAAGAATTGAAAGCAATGGAGTCAGGGGAAAGCAACGGCGAAGATGGCTGA
- the LOC114416892 gene encoding MLO-like protein 11, translated as MEENEQESRPLSFTPTFSIASILSIFVGVSLLVERALHYLSSWLRKSNQKSLLAALEKMQEEMMLLGFISLLLTATSDLIANICIPLKFYNSDFAPCTRSEIEEAMEKNGSKEHKLLMVSTYPHLNRRILEGINRNSCNEGYEPFVSYEGLEQLHRFIFVMAVTHISYSCLTMLLAIVKIHSWRMWENEAHKDRHSFSGITRHFAMQNQSNLVMFHRSNPLVRNTFLSWVTSFLRQFWNSVGRTDYLTLRKGFIMNHNLTLKYDFHSYMVQSMEEDFQMIVGVSVPLWVFVVAFMLFNIKGSNLYLWIAFIPNSLVLLIGTKLQHVIATLVLENAEITGFFSEAKLTPRDELFWFNKPELLLSLIHFILFQNAFELASFFWFWWQFGYNYCIIRNHVLLYLKLILGFAGQFLCSYSTLPLYALVTQMGTNFKAALIPEHVRDTIDYWGKAARRKRRHGKFTDGFELQPLRAESSANRFSNSPVTPLLQHSASDPSAVAFRYRAEKMLRSYSMP; from the exons ATGGAGGAGAATGAACAAGAGTCACGACCATTGTCTTTTACACCAACATTTTCTATTGCTTCTATCTTGTCAATCTTCGTTGGTGTTTCTTTGCTTGTGGAGCGCGCCCTTCACTATCTAAGCAGT TGGTTGAGGAAAAGTAATCAGAAGTCCTTGCTTGCAGCTTTGGAAAAAATGCAAGAAG AGATGATGCTGCTCGGATTTATATCACTTCTATTGACAGCTACCTCAGACTTGATAGCCAATATTTGCATTCCATTGAAATTCTACAATAGTGATTTTGCTCCATGTACTCGATCTGAGATTGAAGAAGCGATGGAAAAGAATGGCTCAAAAGAGCATAAATTGTTAATGGTTTCCACTTACCCACACTTAAATAGGAGGATATTGGAGGGTATAAATAGAAACTCCTGCAATGAG GGTTATGAACcttttgtttcatatgaaggTCTAGAGCAATTGCACCGTTTCATTTTTGTTATGGCTGTAACACACATATCTTACAGTTGTCTAACAATGCTGTTAGCCATTGTGAAG ATTCACAGTTGGAGAATGTGGGAGAATGAGGCTCACAAGGATCGGCATTCATTTTCTG GAATCACAAGACACTTTGCAAtgcaaaatcaatcaaatttagTTATGTTTCATAGATCAAATCCATTGGTCAGAAACACTTTCCTCAGTTGGGTG ACAAGTTTTCTACGACAATTTTGGAATTCTGTGGGCCGCACCGACTATCTTACACTTCGCAAAGGCTTCATCATG AATCACAACCTCACATTGAAATATGATTTTCATAGTTACATGGTTCAATCTATGGAAGAGGATTTCCAAATGATAGTTGGTGTGAG TGTTCCACTCTGGGTATTTGTTGTAGCTTTCATGCTATTCAACATTAAAG GATCAAATCTCTATTTATGGATAGCTTTCATTCCTAATTCT CTTGTTCTTTTAATTGGAACAAAGCTACAGCATGTTATTGCAACCTTGGTATTGGAGAATGCTGAAATAACTGGTTTCTTCTCTGAAGCAAAGTTGACACCTCGTGATGAACTTTTCTGGTTTAATAAGCCTGAACTATTGCTTTCCTTGATCCATTTCATTCTCTTCCAG AATGCATTTGAATTGGCTTCATTCTTCTGGTTCTGG TGGCAGTTTGGCTACAACTATTGCATTATCAGGAATCATGTCCTCCTGTATTTAAAGTTAATCCTGGG GTTCGCTGGACAGTTTCTCTGCAGCTACAGTACTTTGCCACTCTATGCACTTGTTACACAG ATGGGAACAAACTTTAAGGCTGCATTAATTCCAGAGCATGTAAGGGACACAATTGATTACTGGGGGAAGGCAGCAAGAAGAAAGAGAAGGCATGGCAAGTTCACTGATGGTTTTGAATTACAACCACTAAGAGCAGAATCATCAGCAAATAGATTTTCAAATAGCCCTGTTACCCCCCTCCTTCAACACTCTGCTTCAGATCCTTCAGCAGTAGCATTCCGTTATAGAGCAGAAAAAATGCTAAGATCTTATTCTATGCCATAA